The following are encoded together in the Streptomyces sp. NBC_01465 genome:
- a CDS encoding FadR/GntR family transcriptional regulator, with protein MTIARGTLSDLVVREIIGEIAQRRLRAGDEIPSEGELSERHEVNRLAVREAIRILVARGVLASSQGRRARVAVPSPEVLGQILEFRLNQNSLDVRDLLDTRRVIEGELARRAATRISVGQGSATGAKRALETMRESVADSEAFVVADLAFHEAVAELASSEVFSFILAAMNGALLEARRASYRGRERRGSGQGDTIEAHRRILDAIISGDAERAAAAMTGHLEETSRDLGLL; from the coding sequence ATGACCATCGCGAGGGGAACCCTGAGCGACCTCGTCGTCCGGGAGATCATCGGGGAGATCGCCCAGCGGCGTCTGCGGGCAGGGGACGAGATCCCCTCCGAGGGCGAGCTCTCCGAACGCCACGAGGTGAACCGGCTCGCCGTGCGGGAGGCCATCCGCATCCTGGTGGCCCGCGGGGTGCTGGCCTCCAGTCAGGGCAGACGGGCTCGTGTCGCCGTCCCCAGCCCGGAGGTCCTTGGGCAGATCCTGGAGTTCCGGCTCAATCAGAACTCCCTGGACGTACGGGACCTGCTGGACACCCGCCGGGTGATCGAGGGCGAGCTCGCCCGGCGCGCCGCGACGCGGATCAGCGTAGGCCAGGGCTCCGCCACCGGCGCGAAGCGCGCACTGGAGACCATGCGCGAGTCGGTCGCGGACAGCGAGGCCTTCGTCGTCGCCGACCTGGCCTTCCACGAGGCGGTGGCCGAACTCGCCTCCTCCGAGGTCTTCTCCTTCATCCTGGCGGCCATGAACGGCGCCCTGCTGGAAGCCCGGCGCGCCAGCTACCGCGGCCGGGAACGGCGCGGCAGCGGCCAGGGCGACACGATCGAGGCCCACCGGCGCATCCTCGACGCCATCATTTCGGGCGACGCCGAACGAGCCGCGGCCGCCATGACCGGCCACCTGGAGGAAACCAGCCGGGATCTCGGGCTCCTGTGA
- a CDS encoding IlvD/Edd family dehydratase: MSPLRSSTWWDEPGKSGFIARHHMRQLGLTRDQLRGKPVVGICNSWSELSPCNAHLRTLAESVRRGITAAGGLALEFPTMSIGEPLMRPTSMMFRNLMSMDVEETIRANPLDAVVLLGGCDKTLPAQLMGAASVDLPAIALSGGPMLTGRFRGRTVGSGTDIWKMSEDLRAKRITQDDFDEFEGCLARSAGHCMTMGTASTMGCLTEALGLSLPAAAALPAADARRAQLAEQSGARAVELAREGLRPSDILTRKAFTNAVVVNAAIGGSTNAVLHLLAIAGRAGVPLALDDIDEIGRRVPLLADLMPSGRFLMEDFAYAGGLPALMAELGNLLDPTAPTVTGRTLGENLAGHQIWDREVIRALDNPVQSADNGTAVLRGNLAPGGAVIKQSAASPELLHHRGPALVFDSIEDYLHAADDPDLAVDADTVLVVRNLGPRGYPGMPELGNLPLPTKLLAQGVTDMVRISDARMSGTAYGTVVLHVAPEAAVGGPLALVRTGDTVELDVIARTLHLDVEDAELLARRTAWASPPRPPQGERGWTRLYVDHVLQADEGVDLDFLVGRSGDQPGKAPF; the protein is encoded by the coding sequence ATGAGCCCCCTGCGCAGTTCCACCTGGTGGGACGAACCCGGTAAGTCCGGCTTCATCGCCCGGCACCACATGCGCCAGCTCGGCCTCACCCGAGACCAGTTGCGAGGCAAGCCCGTGGTGGGCATCTGCAACAGCTGGTCGGAACTCAGCCCGTGCAACGCCCACCTGCGTACCCTCGCCGAATCGGTTCGCCGAGGGATCACCGCGGCAGGCGGGCTGGCCCTGGAGTTCCCGACCATGTCCATCGGCGAGCCGCTGATGCGGCCCACTTCCATGATGTTCCGCAACCTGATGAGCATGGACGTCGAGGAGACGATCCGGGCCAATCCGCTGGACGCCGTCGTCCTGCTCGGCGGCTGCGACAAGACCCTGCCCGCCCAGCTGATGGGCGCAGCCAGCGTCGACCTGCCCGCCATCGCGCTCTCCGGCGGCCCCATGCTCACCGGGCGCTTCCGCGGCCGTACGGTCGGCTCCGGCACCGACATCTGGAAAATGAGCGAGGACCTGCGGGCCAAGCGCATCACCCAGGACGACTTCGACGAATTCGAAGGCTGCCTGGCCCGCTCGGCAGGCCACTGCATGACGATGGGGACGGCGTCCACCATGGGCTGCCTCACCGAGGCGCTCGGCCTCTCACTGCCCGCCGCCGCCGCCCTGCCTGCCGCCGACGCCCGCCGCGCGCAGCTCGCGGAGCAGTCCGGCGCCCGTGCCGTCGAGCTGGCCAGGGAGGGACTGCGGCCCTCCGACATCCTCACCCGCAAGGCGTTCACCAACGCCGTGGTCGTCAACGCAGCCATCGGAGGCTCCACCAACGCCGTCCTGCACCTGCTGGCCATCGCCGGCCGGGCCGGCGTGCCGCTGGCGCTCGACGACATCGACGAGATCGGACGACGCGTCCCGCTGCTCGCCGACCTGATGCCCAGCGGCCGCTTCCTGATGGAGGACTTCGCCTACGCCGGTGGCCTGCCCGCCCTGATGGCCGAGCTCGGCAACCTGCTGGACCCCACCGCGCCGACCGTCACCGGCCGCACCCTCGGCGAGAACCTCGCCGGCCACCAGATCTGGGACCGCGAGGTGATCCGTGCCCTCGACAACCCCGTCCAGAGTGCCGACAACGGGACGGCCGTGCTGCGCGGCAACCTGGCACCGGGCGGGGCCGTCATCAAACAGTCCGCCGCCTCCCCCGAACTGCTCCACCACCGAGGCCCTGCCCTGGTCTTCGACAGCATCGAGGACTACCTGCACGCCGCGGACGACCCTGACCTCGCGGTCGACGCCGACACCGTTCTGGTGGTGCGCAACCTCGGCCCGCGCGGATACCCAGGCATGCCCGAACTCGGCAACCTGCCGCTGCCGACCAAACTGCTCGCCCAGGGCGTCACCGACATGGTGCGCATCTCCGACGCCCGCATGAGTGGGACCGCCTACGGCACCGTTGTCCTTCACGTGGCGCCCGAAGCTGCTGTCGGCGGCCCGCTCGCGCTGGTGCGCACCGGCGACACCGTCGAACTCGACGTCATTGCCCGCACCCTGCATCTGGATGTAGAGGACGCCGAACTGCTGGCCCGCCGCACGGCCTGGGCGTCCCCGCCGCGCCCCCCGCAGGGCGAACGCGGTTGGACCCGGCTCTACGTCGACCACGTCCTGCAGGCCGACGAGGGCGTCGACCTGGACTTCCTGGTCGGCCGCAGCGGCGACCAGCCCGGAAAGGCCCCCTTCTGA
- a CDS encoding dihydrodipicolinate synthase family protein, which yields MSATDTDRTGAENLLRGVMPVLEVPFTADGDLDPDSFDRMARHVLDTGVSAVMFPGFASEFHKLDDTERELLTHRLLDLTGARPDVAAVISIPDHATLLAVRRATAAVEAGADAINLLPPHFLGPSAEEVRRHVTAVLAAVAPVPVILQYAPAQTGSSFTADGLRRLAEENPNLVAVKIETALPGRLAEDLSGGTPALRSFVGYAGLQLADGLRRGITGVQPGCSFTEVYQRIWELWHGGAPDEALHLHTRLVPHLGYWMQEVELIIAVEKLISYRRGLIDNPYCRHPARGLDSHEIAGVDRFLAEFDEILTPALNGITP from the coding sequence ATGAGTGCGACCGACACCGACCGGACCGGGGCCGAGAATCTGCTGCGCGGCGTCATGCCCGTACTCGAGGTGCCGTTCACCGCCGACGGCGACCTCGACCCCGACAGCTTCGACCGGATGGCGCGCCACGTCCTGGACACCGGCGTGAGTGCCGTCATGTTCCCCGGCTTCGCGAGCGAGTTCCACAAACTCGACGACACCGAGCGGGAACTGCTCACCCACCGCCTCCTCGACCTGACCGGTGCCCGGCCCGACGTGGCGGCCGTGATTTCCATCCCCGACCACGCCACCCTGCTCGCGGTCCGACGGGCCACCGCCGCCGTCGAGGCCGGCGCGGACGCGATCAACCTCTTGCCGCCCCACTTCCTCGGGCCGTCGGCCGAGGAGGTTCGCCGCCACGTCACCGCGGTGCTGGCCGCCGTCGCACCCGTGCCGGTGATCCTTCAGTACGCGCCCGCCCAGACCGGCTCGTCGTTCACTGCGGACGGGCTGCGACGACTGGCCGAGGAGAACCCGAACCTGGTCGCGGTCAAGATCGAGACCGCGCTGCCCGGCCGCCTCGCCGAGGACCTCTCCGGCGGCACGCCCGCCCTGCGGTCCTTTGTCGGCTACGCCGGCCTGCAACTGGCCGACGGCCTGCGGCGCGGCATCACCGGGGTACAGCCGGGCTGCTCCTTCACCGAGGTCTACCAGCGGATATGGGAGCTCTGGCACGGTGGCGCGCCCGACGAAGCCCTGCACCTGCACACCCGGCTCGTGCCCCACCTCGGGTACTGGATGCAGGAGGTCGAGCTGATCATCGCGGTGGAGAAGCTCATCTCGTACCGCCGCGGCCTGATCGACAACCCGTACTGCCGCCACCCCGCGCGCGGCCTGGACTCCCACGAGATCGCCGGCGTCGACCGGTTCCTCGCCGAGTTCGACGAGATCCTGACCCCCGCCCTGAACGGAATCACCCCATGA
- a CDS encoding SDR family NAD(P)-dependent oxidoreductase: MIDLSGHTVLVTGAARGIGAAIATTLVGAGARVGLLDIDGEGAARLADRLGPDAAAAACDITDETLVAASVATLRDHIGPATGLVNNAGRNSYADPVAMTVDHWDEVFGVDLKGAWLVARSVLPDLLARGHGSIVNIASMHASLTCPGMFPYAAAKSGLVGLTRSLALEVGPRGIRVNSVSPGYIETDLLAEYFAQHPPQVRQDALDKHILGRLGTPEDVAAVVAFLLSDASGFVTGADWPVDGGVSARFA; this comes from the coding sequence ATGATCGACCTCTCCGGCCACACCGTCCTCGTCACCGGCGCCGCCCGGGGCATCGGTGCGGCCATCGCAACCACCCTGGTGGGCGCCGGGGCCCGGGTCGGCCTGCTGGACATCGACGGCGAGGGGGCTGCACGGTTGGCCGACCGCCTCGGTCCGGACGCCGCCGCGGCCGCCTGCGACATCACCGACGAGACTCTGGTCGCGGCATCGGTGGCCACCCTTCGCGACCACATCGGGCCCGCCACCGGCCTGGTCAACAACGCCGGGCGCAACTCCTACGCCGACCCCGTCGCAATGACGGTCGACCACTGGGACGAAGTGTTCGGCGTCGACCTCAAGGGCGCCTGGCTGGTCGCGCGCTCGGTCCTGCCCGACCTGCTCGCCCGCGGGCACGGCTCGATCGTCAACATCGCCTCCATGCACGCCTCCCTGACGTGCCCCGGCATGTTCCCGTACGCGGCCGCCAAGTCCGGCCTGGTGGGCCTGACCCGCAGCCTCGCCCTGGAGGTCGGACCCCGGGGCATCCGCGTGAACTCGGTCAGCCCCGGCTACATCGAGACCGACCTGCTCGCCGAGTACTTCGCCCAGCACCCCCCGCAAGTCCGCCAGGACGCCCTGGACAAGCACATCCTCGGCCGCCTCGGCACCCCCGAGGACGTCGCCGCCGTGGTGGCGTTCCTGCTCTCCGACGCC